The nucleotide sequence AAAGCTGATCCCCATCGGCAAGGAAATTCGCAGCACACAGGCATCGGGACGCTGCGTCAGCACGACCTGTTCGGCTTCGGCCATCTTGGCTCCATAGACCGTCACGGGGTCGGTCGCGTCTTCTTCATCGTAGCCACCGCCGTCGCGTCCTGCGAACACCAGGTCGACCGACAAATGAATCACACGAGCATCGTGACGCGCCGCTTGAAGGATCATATTCTCGGCGCCGACGACGTTGACGCGGTGTGCCATCTCGACATTCATTTCACACGATTTGAGTCGGCAACAGCCACCAAAGCTGAGCAGGCTACGAAAGCGATATTGGTCCCAGAGCCGAGCCACGCTGGCGGCATCCTCGGCATCACAGGCCACGATGCCGTCGCCCGAAAGCGGCCACATGCTCGATTGACGAATCCCGATCACTTGGTCGCCATAGAGGTCGCGAAAGTAGTGGAACGCATTGTATCCGGGGACGCCGGCAATCCCCGTCACCAGCATTGGCAGTGGCGGGGGGGAGACGCTGTCTGCGAAGTTTTTCGGAGCTGGGTCCACGAAATCCATGTCTGATTTTTCGTCGCGCGAGTTTGATTGCAGTTACCAGGTGTGCCCTTGTCACTGGCCGGGAGCGACAAGTATGGTTGAGAAGTGTGCCGAAAAAAGGCGTCCGAGACCACCCAACATGGAAATCGACAAGCCGTGACCGAGCGAATTCTGTTTGAATCCCACTCCCACACCCCCCTCTGTATGCATGCCGATGGTCTGCCCAGCGAATATGCCGAGGTCGCTTGGCAGCGTGGTTTGAAGGGGATTAACGTCACCTGTCATAACCCGATGCCCAACGGCTTTTCCGCTCATGTTCGCATGCGAGAAGATCAATTCGACGAATATGTCAACCTCGTCGAACAAACGCGTCAGCAGTGGGAAGGACGCGTTGAGGTTCGCTTGGGACTCGAGGCCGATTACTTCGAGGGGCATGAAGCCTATGTCGAAAAACAGCTCCAATCGGCCGACTTTCAATTTGTGCTCGGTTCGGTTCACCCCCAGATCGGCGAGTTCCGCGAGCGTTATTGGAGCAGCGATGTTTTGGAGGTCCAGAAGACCTATTTTCGCTTGCTCGCTCAGTCTGCTGAGACGGGCTTATTTGACTCGCTCGCTCATCCCGATTTGGTGAAAAATTTCACCTCCGAAGCTTGGGACCTTGCCACGATCATGGATGACATTCGCAGCGCATTGGATCGCATCGCGGCGACCGGCGTGGCGATGGAGCTCAATACCTCGGGGGTCAATAAAACCATTTCGGAAATGAATCCATGCCCCGAGATGTTAGTGGAAATGCGGCAACGAAACATTCCGGTCACGATCGGTGCGGACGCCCACCAACCCGAGCGTGTCGCTGATGGGTACGAGACGGCGATGGAGTTATTGCAGCGGTGTGGCTACGAAAACATCAGCTTGTTCGCGGGGCGGAAACGCTATGAGGTTGCGATCGCCGATGCCCTGAGCAGCCTGCAAAAGCCGGCCTGCAAACCATCGTAACGGCTCGCTAGCGTATCAATTAAAATTGACGTGAGATCCCAGCCGTAGGTGCGTTCGCAAGAACGCGGTCCACCGCAAGGGCGACATGAGCTAGATCAAAATTAGAAATGCTCTAGAGCATCTTTAGATAGGATTGTAGGGCCGGTTTCCACCTCGTCATTACCCACATCCTTGCCCTTAGTCGCGATAGCGACGACAGCAAATCGTGCTCACTGCTGTCGTCACTATCGCGACTTTGGATTGGGGCAGGGTGCGTTTCTGCGGGCTGACGCCCGCAGCTAGGTGCTTACGTCGCTAGCGCGACTGAAAATGTGGGTAAAGACGAGGTTCCCACCGGCCACCTTGTGATGGGCCGGTAGAAACTGGCCCTACATCTCACACAAATTTTTAAGATGCTCTAGCCGTTCTCGGCCATGTCGCGAGCGTGATAGCTACTGCGAACGAAGGGGCCGCTGGCGACTTTCTTGAATCCCATCTTGCGGGCGATTTCGCCGAGTTCCTCAAATTCCTCAGGCGGCACGTAGCGAACCACGGGGAGGTACTTTTCGCCGGGCTGCAAGTATTGGCCGAGCGTCAAGAAGTCGACGTCATATTCGCGCAAGTCGGCCAAAGCTTCGAGCAATTCGCCGCGTTCTTCGCCGAGTCCGAGCATCAATCCGCTCTTGGTCCGCACGCTGGCATCGTATTGTTTGACGTCCCGCATCATCTGCAGCGTCCAGCGATAGTCGCTTTTGGGGCCGCGAACGCGACGGTAGAGTCGCGGCACCGTTTCCATGTTGTGGTTAAAGACGTCCGGCCGTGCTTCGATGACGCGGGCCAAGGAAGGTTTGCAGTGGACAAAGTCGGGGGTCAAGACTTCGGTGGTCGCGCCGGTGCGTTCGCGCACGGCGACGACACAGCGATAAAAATGATCGGCCCCGCCATCGGGCAGGTCGTCGCGCGTGACGCTGGTGATGACAACGTGTTTCAGCCCTAGACGTGCCGCGGCTTCGGCCAATCGCTCGGGTTCGTCCGATTCGGGCAATTGCGGTGGACGACCGCGATGCACGGCACAGAAACCACAGGGGCGAGTGCAAACGGCTCCCAAAATCATGAACGTCGCCGTCTGCTGGCTATAACATTCCATCCGGTTGGGGCACTTCGCATTGTCACAAACCGTTTCCAGTTTCAATTCCTCCAACAGACCGGCGGTCAGATGGTTGGAATTGCTGGGCGGGATCGGTCGTTTCAACCATCGGGGAAGGCGACCGGAAGCACTGACTTCGGCACCTTCAGGGATTTCAGGATCGGAGACGACGGGTAATCGAAATGCCATGGACGTTTGGGGATCGGGTGAATCGAATGAACCAAATAGCGTTGTCGTTCGCATTGTAGTAAACGACGGGAGGTTGGTCATCTCGGTAGACTTGATCACCGAGCCCAAAAATCCCCCATTTTCCACAAAATCGGAGTTTGCTCGCAGCAAACGAAGCCCCGCTGCGCTAACTCACTGCTTGGCGGTACAATTCGCCTCGTTATGGCAAAAAACAAGAAAACCAAAAAAAAAGCTTCGGGTAAAAAATCCGAACCCACCTTCACCATTGTGACCGAAAATCGCAAAGCGAGGCATCGCTATGAGATTCTCGACTCGGTGGAGTGTGGGCTGATGTTGATGGGCAGCGAGGTCAAGTCGATGCGCGACGGAAAAATGTCGCTCGATGAGGCTTATATTCGCGTTAAAGACAACGAGTTATGGCTGATCGGCAGCGATATTGCCCATTACAAGAACGCCGGGATGTGGAATCATGATCCCCGGCGTCCGCGCAAATTGCTCGTGCACGCGCGCGAGTTCGATAAATTCGCGGGTCGAGCCCACGAGCGCGGGCTGACGTTGATCGCATTGCGTGTTTATTTCAATGCGCGCGGGATCGCTAAATGTGTGATGGGCTTGGTCAAAGGCAAGAAGTTACACGACAAACGCGAAACGCTGAAAAAACGTGATAGCGACCGCGGGCTGCAACGAGCGATGCGGCGCGGCTAATCTACCTCTTCCCATGACGGCGTGAACTCGCATTCGGTTTACGTTATCAACCAGCTTTACCAACAAGAAATCATGGCAAACGTGGAAAAGACGCTTCAAATCACGGATCTCGTCAAGACATTTGACCAGCCCGGTGGGGGGCGATTGACGGTCTTGGATATTCCGAAATTCGAAATCAATGCAGGCGAACAGGTCGCGTTGATTGGTCAAAGTGGGGGCGGCAAAACCACGCTGTTGCATCTGATCGCCGGCTTGTTGACGCCTGACTCGGGGTCGATTCGTTTGGTGGGCACCGAGCTCACCAAGCTAAGCGAACAAGGCCGCGATCGTTTTCGTGCCTCCACGATTGGCTATGTGTTCCAGACGTTCAACTTATTGCCTGCGTTCACGGCGATTGAAAACGTGCGACTGGGCATGACCTTTGGCCATGGACGTATGAATCCAAGCCGTGCCGATGAATTGCTCGCTCGCGTCGGATTAGCCGATCGTGCTCATTATCGTCCCAGCCAATTGAGCGTGGGCCAACAACAACGTGTGGCCATCGCTCGTTCGTTGGCCGGGAAACCACGGTTGCTACTGTGTGACGAACCGACGGCGAATGTTGACCCCGTCAGCGCCGAAAACGTGCTCGATTTAATTCGCAGCTCTTGCCAAGAAGAGAACGTCGCGATGTTAATGGTCACGCATAGCATGGATGTGGCCGAGCGTTTCGATCGCATCGAAAAACTGGATCAGATCAACCAAGCGTTTTCCGCAACCGCGCACTAGAGAATTTTGGAAAGAAAAAAACGGATGTCTTTGATTCAAATCGCCTGGCGTAACTTTTGCCATCGCTCTTTGTCCAGTGCTCTGACCACGCTCTCGTTAGCGCTTGGCGTGGGACTCGTGGTGCTCGTGTTGTCCATCTTCGGGATCATCAGCGAAGCGTTCACGCGGAATGCCTCGGTGGGCTACAACTTGGTTGTCGGACCGAAGGGCAGCGCGCTGCAATTAACGCTCAACAGTGTCTACTACTTGAGCCAACCGATCGAGAATCTTCCGTTCACCGAGTACATGGAATTCTTTGGGCAACCCGAACGTGCCGAAATGGTGCGTGAATATGGTGGCGACCCGGCACTGGGCGAGCGTGATGGAATCTACGCCGATTACATGGGGGGCGGTTTTGCGATTCCTTTGGCGTTGGGAGATTACTTTGGCGAGTTTCGTGTGGTCGGCACGACTCCCGATTTCTTTGAGAAATTACGCCATGGTCCCGATGTCGACGAACCGTTTACCTTTGCTCAAGGTCGCGCGTTGACCGAATTTAGTGTCGAAAATAGTTACTTTGAAGCGGTGCTTGGCTCTCGCGTCGCCAGCGACATGGGAAAACGTGCGGGCGATGAGTTCTTTCCGACGCACGGGGATCCTGAGGGGGAAGGACACGGCCAGGGCTTTAAAATTGTGGGAGTGCTCGATCCCACCGGCACGCCCAATGACCGTGCGGCTTTTGTGAACCTCGAAGGTTTTTATTTGCTTGAAAATCACGCCAAACCGCTCGTCGGAGACGAGGTTATCGTAGAGCCGAGCGATTGGAAGCAACGTGATCCCGCTCACAAACCGTTGGTGATTCCGCAGCGTGAAGTCACATCGATTTTGATTCGCAACGGGAACTTGATGTTTGCACCGGGGATGCAAAATACGATCAACGAAGGACTTCAATCGCAAGCGGCCGCTCCGGTGGGCGAGATCGCAAAATTGATGTCGGCGATCGTGGGACCGCTCTTGAAAGCGTTGCTGGCGATCACCTTGATCACCTGTGTCGTCGCCGCGGTGGGCGTTTTGGTCGCCATCTATAACTCGATGAACGATCGCCGCCGCGATATCGCCGTGATGCGAGCTCTCGGGGCGCGGCGAGAAACGGTGACCGCCGTGATCTTGGCTGAGAGTTTGATCATTGCCTTTGTCGGAGGAGCCCTTGGATGGTTCCTCGCTCACTTTGCAATTTGGTGCTCTAGCGGTTACATCGAGGCCCAAACCGGTGTGCAAGTCAGTCTGTTCACCACCAGTACGTATGAGGTGGCGATTTTGCCATTGGTGGTGGCGCTGGCCTTGTTCGCGGGATTCCTGCCCGCTTGGTCCGCCTATCGCACCGACGTTGGATCGAATTTGTCGGCGTAGCGGGAATGCCGTTACGCAAATGCGCACGCCGCTCGTTCGGCGTGCATCGGCTCAACTGCTTGGGCTCGACGAGTTTATTCGATCGAAGGCAGTGCCGGTTTAGAACAAAATCGTTCGAGGGTCTCGGACAAGGTGTCCGGCTGAATCGGTTTGGCGAGGTAACCGTTCATCCCCGCCGATTTGCAGAGTTCCCAGATTTGATCGTCACTATGGGCGGTCATTGCAACGATGGGTAGCGGCGTTTCCGCTGTCTCCGCCTGCTTCCTTCGAATCATTTTAGTCGCATCGATACCGTCCATTCTCGGCATGTCGACATCCATCAAACACAGGTCGAACGCTTGCTCCGATGCGAGCTGAACCGCTTCGACACCGTCATTGGCGACGACCACTTCGAAGCCTTGCATTTGCAGAATTCCCATGATCACTTCTTGATTGATCACGCCGTCCTCGGCGACCAAGATTCGTGCCGCCGCGTTAGCGTCGCTGGACTCCGTGGTGCCGGTCGCACGGTGGAGGTCGTTTACCACGTTCGCCATCGGCTCGCCGCGATCGTCACCGGCCGATGCGCGGGATGGGGCGACCGGATCGCTGCCGTTGAAGCGGTGCTTTGGATCGCGATGGAGCAACCCTACGGCGGTCGAGATGATCTCGGACTTGAGTGCGGGTTTGCGAAGCTCCGCGGACCACGGGGCTCGCTCGATGGACAAATTGGCATTCGCCGGCAGCAGGAAAAGACAGGGGATTCGCAACGCGGCGCAGCGGTTGGCCAGGGCATCGATCTCGTCGCACCCGAACACGACAAGGTCCCAATGTTGGTCAAAGAAGTCATCGGCTGGCTCGTCCGCGCCGCCGGCGGAATGCCAAGGCCACAGGGTCACTTCGGCGCCAATCCTGTGGAGCGCCGATGCAATGGCACGCTGGGACG is from Novipirellula galeiformis and encodes:
- a CDS encoding SDR family oxidoreductase, encoding MDFVDPAPKNFADSVSPPPLPMLVTGIAGVPGYNAFHYFRDLYGDQVIGIRQSSMWPLSGDGIVACDAEDAASVARLWDQYRFRSLLSFGGCCRLKSCEMNVEMAHRVNVVGAENMILQAARHDARVIHLSVDLVFAGRDGGGYDEEDATDPVTVYGAKMAEAEQVVLTQRPDACVLRISLPMGISFNEHAGAIDWIASRFKQNKPATLFTDELRTPTYTDCMNRLFADLLEKPLAGLYHAGGPRRLTLYQIGQIVNRIGGYDPDLLNGCLRVEAGPMPPRAGDVTMNSSKLEQDLGYCPFDPWPLDDRWLPEGEDWHYDRSCGFIGSEEKIQSLLYQNPANPGLVPPNRNQVWGEKRFI
- a CDS encoding histidinol-phosphatase, translating into MCRKKASETTQHGNRQAVTERILFESHSHTPLCMHADGLPSEYAEVAWQRGLKGINVTCHNPMPNGFSAHVRMREDQFDEYVNLVEQTRQQWEGRVEVRLGLEADYFEGHEAYVEKQLQSADFQFVLGSVHPQIGEFRERYWSSDVLEVQKTYFRLLAQSAETGLFDSLAHPDLVKNFTSEAWDLATIMDDIRSALDRIAATGVAMELNTSGVNKTISEMNPCPEMLVEMRQRNIPVTIGADAHQPERVADGYETAMELLQRCGYENISLFAGRKRYEVAIADALSSLQKPACKPS
- the lipA gene encoding lipoyl synthase is translated as MAFRLPVVSDPEIPEGAEVSASGRLPRWLKRPIPPSNSNHLTAGLLEELKLETVCDNAKCPNRMECYSQQTATFMILGAVCTRPCGFCAVHRGRPPQLPESDEPERLAEAAARLGLKHVVITSVTRDDLPDGGADHFYRCVVAVRERTGATTEVLTPDFVHCKPSLARVIEARPDVFNHNMETVPRLYRRVRGPKSDYRWTLQMMRDVKQYDASVRTKSGLMLGLGEERGELLEALADLREYDVDFLTLGQYLQPGEKYLPVVRYVPPEEFEELGEIARKMGFKKVASGPFVRSSYHARDMAENG
- the smpB gene encoding SsrA-binding protein SmpB — translated: MAKNKKTKKKASGKKSEPTFTIVTENRKARHRYEILDSVECGLMLMGSEVKSMRDGKMSLDEAYIRVKDNELWLIGSDIAHYKNAGMWNHDPRRPRKLLVHAREFDKFAGRAHERGLTLIALRVYFNARGIAKCVMGLVKGKKLHDKRETLKKRDSDRGLQRAMRRG
- a CDS encoding ABC transporter ATP-binding protein, which translates into the protein MANVEKTLQITDLVKTFDQPGGGRLTVLDIPKFEINAGEQVALIGQSGGGKTTLLHLIAGLLTPDSGSIRLVGTELTKLSEQGRDRFRASTIGYVFQTFNLLPAFTAIENVRLGMTFGHGRMNPSRADELLARVGLADRAHYRPSQLSVGQQQRVAIARSLAGKPRLLLCDEPTANVDPVSAENVLDLIRSSCQEENVAMLMVTHSMDVAERFDRIEKLDQINQAFSATAH
- a CDS encoding ABC transporter permease — protein: MSLIQIAWRNFCHRSLSSALTTLSLALGVGLVVLVLSIFGIISEAFTRNASVGYNLVVGPKGSALQLTLNSVYYLSQPIENLPFTEYMEFFGQPERAEMVREYGGDPALGERDGIYADYMGGGFAIPLALGDYFGEFRVVGTTPDFFEKLRHGPDVDEPFTFAQGRALTEFSVENSYFEAVLGSRVASDMGKRAGDEFFPTHGDPEGEGHGQGFKIVGVLDPTGTPNDRAAFVNLEGFYLLENHAKPLVGDEVIVEPSDWKQRDPAHKPLVIPQREVTSILIRNGNLMFAPGMQNTINEGLQSQAAAPVGEIAKLMSAIVGPLLKALLAITLITCVVAAVGVLVAIYNSMNDRRRDIAVMRALGARRETVTAVILAESLIIAFVGGALGWFLAHFAIWCSSGYIEAQTGVQVSLFTTSTYEVAILPLVVALALFAGFLPAWSAYRTDVGSNLSA